The genomic segment TGCTCCCGGGATTGGTGCTCGGCGCGTAATCGCGAAGCGGCGCGGCGTCGCTGGCCACCGTCGCCCCTTCCGGAAGGGCCGTCTCGGCGAACACGGCGCCGACGGGACAGGCGATAAGTTGGACCGCAAGGCCCCAGACTGCAATGTGCCTCATATGTCCTTCTCTCTGTGTTCTCTCTGTAGCGTACCCCTGGCGCCCCCTTTGCGCGCCACTCCCGCAGATCTGCGAGCCCCTCCTTTCGACAACTATGGCGGGTGGAAGTCAAGTCCGGCCTTGCCCGCGAGGACATCGCGGATGCGAGAACCGGTTGGTCAATCCAGGCCGTCGCTTTATAAGGGTTCGAAGGAACGGAATGACCTGGGAGAGACGATGCGTTACGAGCGCCCGCAATCGATAGAGGATGCCGTTGGCCTGCTGGACGGGTCGGACGGTACGGTCGCCATTCTCGCCGGAGGCAGCGACCTCCTGGTGCGGATGAAAGGCGGCTTTGTCGAACCCGACCTGATCGTCGACATCAAGGCGATCGGCGGACTGGACGAGATCAGGGAAACGGCGGAGGGCTTCAGCATCGGCGCGGCGGTTCCCTGCGCCGCGATGGGAGAGAATGCGGCCCTGACGAAGGCATGGCCCGGCGTCGTCGAGGCGGCCCGCCTGATCGGCTCCAAGCAGGTCCAGGGACGCTGCACGATCGCCGGCAATCTCTGCAACGCCTCGCCGGCGGCCGACAGCGTGCCGGCACTGGTGGCCGCCGACGCCCGGGCGTCGATCGTCGGCCCGGGGGGCCGGCGCACGGTCGCTGTGGAGGCCGTGCCGACCGGACCGGGCAAGACGTCGCTGGCCAAAGGCGAGATCGTCGAGGCCATCCTGCTCGGCAAGCGCCCGCCGCGGTCGGGCGATGCCTATCTCCGTTTCATTCCCCGCACCGAGATGGATATCGCGGTGGTCAGCGCCGGCGTGAGCCTGACGCTCGATGAGGACGGGACCGTGACATCGGCCCGCGTGGCTCTGGGCGCGGTGGCCCCGACGGTGCTTCTGGTGGAGGAGGCGGCCGACGCCCTCATTGGCACGAAAGCGGACGCGGACACGCTGGAGGCGCTCGCGGGAGCCTGTTCGGCGGCCTGCCGGTCCATCGACGACAAGCGGGGCACAGTGGAGTTCAGAACGAAGGTTGCGGGCGTGTTGGCCAGGCGGGCCGCCGCGACCGCCTATGCGCGAGCAGGGGGAAAGTGATGTCTGGAAAGGCGGTTTCGACCACAATCAACGGCGATGACGTCGAGTTCCTGTGCCAGCCGGAAGAGACGCTGCTCGAGGTCTTGCGGGATCGGCTCGGCCTCACGGGAACCAAGGAGGGCTGCGGCACCGGCGATTGCGGCGCCTGCAGCGTCATCCTCGACGACCGGCTGGTGTGCTCGTGCCTGGTGCTTGGCATGGAGGCGCAGGACCGGCGCATCGAGACCATCGAGGGCATGGCGGACGGCGACACGCTGCATCCGCTGCAGCAGAAGTTCCTCGAACACGCGGCACTGCAATGCGGCGTCTGCACGCCGGGTTTCCTGATCGCGGCGAAGGACC from the Kaustia mangrovi genome contains:
- a CDS encoding (2Fe-2S)-binding protein; the encoded protein is MSGKAVSTTINGDDVEFLCQPEETLLEVLRDRLGLTGTKEGCGTGDCGACSVILDDRLVCSCLVLGMEAQDRRIETIEGMADGDTLHPLQQKFLEHAALQCGVCTPGFLIAAKDLLDRNPDPTEEEIRFGLAGNLCRCTGYDKIVRAVQDAASAMKGA
- a CDS encoding FAD binding domain-containing protein yields the protein MRYERPQSIEDAVGLLDGSDGTVAILAGGSDLLVRMKGGFVEPDLIVDIKAIGGLDEIRETAEGFSIGAAVPCAAMGENAALTKAWPGVVEAARLIGSKQVQGRCTIAGNLCNASPAADSVPALVAADARASIVGPGGRRTVAVEAVPTGPGKTSLAKGEIVEAILLGKRPPRSGDAYLRFIPRTEMDIAVVSAGVSLTLDEDGTVTSARVALGAVAPTVLLVEEAADALIGTKADADTLEALAGACSAACRSIDDKRGTVEFRTKVAGVLARRAAATAYARAGGK